In Labrus bergylta chromosome 1, fLabBer1.1, whole genome shotgun sequence, one genomic interval encodes:
- the osbp gene encoding oxysterol-binding protein 1 isoform X13 yields MSEPKPPTPTPGDNYKGWLFKWTNYIKGYQRRWFVLSNGLLSYYRSQAEMGHTCRGTINLATANIAVEDSCNFVISNGGAQTYHLKANSEIERQRWITALELAKAKAVHMQAESDDSGDECPAVPPTSGQGGGCRNSEVQSTLRTLNSKVEDLTTCNDLIVKHGSALQRSLTELEAVRVGGDMGEKIRQVTERATLFRITSNAMINACRDFLSLAQSHSKRWQKALQVERDQRIRLEETLEQLAKQHNHLERAFRGATVLPSSFSNSTLGNKGGAGKGDASDEDDDNEFFDAMEDPAEFITVPADPKYHRRSGSNVSGLSSETGMDDQSVNFDEQSLASNPESPQPLELEPVRQRRTRIPDKPNYYLNLWSIMKNCIGKELSKIPMPVNFNEPLSMLQRLSEDLEYFELLDKAAKCQSSLEQMCYVAAFTVSSYSTTVHRTGKPFNPLLGETFELDRLKECGYRSLCEQVSHHPPAAAHHAFSEKGWSLRQEITLASKFRGKYLSIMPLGSIQCLFEKSNNHYSWKKVTTTIHNIIVGKLWIDQSGEIDVVNHKTGDRCHLKFTPYSYFSRDVPRKVTGVVTDKEGKAHYVLSGTWDEKMEFSRVMQSSKGENGTEGKQRTVYQTLKAKEIWTKNPLPEGAENMYYFSSLALTLNEHEEGVAPTDSRRRPDQRLMEDGRWDEANAEKQRLEEKQRITRREREREAVKVASSPEEAVTEDSINDSPLKMETATEANEVSEESIHQDNHQALWFEKLDDPVSGETLHVYKGGYWEAKDQAEWDLCPDIF; encoded by the exons ATGTCGGAGCCCAAGCCCCCAACCCCAACCCCTGGAGACAACTACAAGGGCTGGCTCTTCAAATGGACTAACTACATTAAAGGTTACCAGAGACGCTGGTTTGTCCTAAGCAATGGACTTCTGTCTTACTACAG GAGCCAGGCAGAGATGGGTCACACATGTCGAGGCACCATCAATTTGGCAACTGCCAATATTGCTGTTGAGGACTCCTGTAATTTTGTCATTTCCAATGGAGGGGCACAAACCTATCACCTTAAGGCCAACTCAGAAATAGAGCGCCAGCGATGGATCACTGCTCTGGAGCTTGCCAAGGCAAAGGCTGTCCACATGCAGGCTGAATCAG aTGACTCAGGCGATGAATGTCCAGCTGTGCCCCCCACCTCAGGACAGGGTGGCGGTTGCCGTAACTCAGAAGTCCAGTCCACACTACGCACACTCAACAGCAAGGTGGAGGACCTCACCACCTGTAATGATCTTATTGTAAAGCATGGCTCTGCCCTCCAAAG gtctctGACAGAACTGGAGGCGGTTCGTGTCGGAGGCGACATGGGGGAAAAGATAAGACAAGTTACAGAAAGAGCAACGCTGTTCAGAATAACCTCCAACGCCATGATTAAT GCTTGTAGAGACTTTCTCTCCCTGGCACAGAGCCACAGTAAGCGCTGGCAGAAGGCCTTACAGGTTGAAAGAGACCAGAGGATACGGCTGGAGGAGACTCTGGAGCAGCTTGCTAAACAGCACAACCACTTGGAAAGAGCTTTCCGAGGAGCTACAGTTCTCCCATCTTCATTCAGCAATTCCACCTTAGGAAACAAAG GTGGGGCAGGAAAAGGTGATGCcagtgatgaggatgatgataaCGAATTCTTTGATGCTATGGAAGACCCAGCAGAGTTTATTACTGTCCCTGCTGATCCCAAGTATCACAG AAGATCTGGCAGCAACGTCAGCGGGCTCAGCAGTGAGACTGGAATGGACGATCAGTCCGTTAAT TTTGATGAGCAGTCTTTGGCATCCAATCCAGAGTCTCCACAGCCCCTGGAGCTAGAGCCAGTTAGACAAAGAAGGACACGAATCCCCGACAAGCCCAACTATTACCTCAACCTGTGGAGCATTATGAAGAATTGCATTGGAAAGGAGCTCTCAAAGATACCAATGCCT GTGAATTTCAATGAGCCCCTCTCAATGCTGCAACGTCTATCTGAAGACCTGGAGTACTTCGAACTGCTGGATAAGGCTGCTAAATGTCAGAGCTCTCTGGAGCAGATGTGTTATGTTGCTGCGTTTACAGTCTCCTCCTATTCCACAACAGTCCACCGCACAGGAAAGCCCTTCAATCCTCTACTGGGTGAAACATTTGAGCTTGACAGGCTAAAAGAGTGCGGCTACCGCTCCCTCTGTGAACAG GTGAGTCACCatccacctgctgctgctcaccaCGCCTTCTCAGAAAAGGGCTGGAGCCTCAGACAAGAAATCACCTTGGCCAGCAAGTTCAGAGGAAAATATCTTTCCATCATGCCTTTGG GTTCTATTCAGTGTCTATTTGAAAAGAGCAACAATCACTACTCCTGGAAGAAAGtgacaacaacaatacacaacattaTTGTTGGTAAATTATGGATTGACCAG TCAGGCGAGATCGATGTGGTGAACCACAAGACAGGAGATCGCTGCCACCTGAAGTTTACTCCTTACAGTTACTTCTCTAGGGATGTACCAAGAAAG GTCACTGGAGTTGTCACAGACAAGGAAGGAAAGGCCCACTATGTGCTATCAGGAACCTGGGATGAGAAGATGGAGTTTTCCAGAGTAATGCAGAGCAGTAAAGGCGAGAACGGCACCGAAGGCAAACAGAGGACTGTCTATCAGACACTCAAAGCGAAAGAAATCTGGACAAAGAATCCTTTACC AGAGGGAGCGGAGAACATGTACTACTTCTCCTCACTGGCCTTGACGCTCAATGAGCATGAAGAGGGAGTGGCGCCGACAGACAGTCGCAGACGCCCTGACCAACGGTTAATGGAGGACGGCCGTTGGGACGAGGCcaatgcagaaaaacagagactgGAGGAGAAACAACGCATTACAcggcgagagagggagagggaggctGTCAAGGTAGCCAGTTCACCTGaggaag CTGTCACTGAGGATTCAATCAATGATTCACCCTTGAAAA TGGAGACTGCCACAGAAGCTAATGAGGTTTCAGAAGAAA GCATCCATCAGGACAACCACCAGGCACTGTGGTTTGAGAAGTTGGACGACCCAGTATCCGGAGAGACCTTGCATGTCTACAAGGGCGGTTACTGGGAGGCAAAGGACCAAGCTGAATGGGACCTGTGCCCCGACATCTTCTAA
- the osbp gene encoding oxysterol-binding protein 1 isoform X2, producing MSEPKPPTPTPGDNYKGWLFKWTNYIKGYQRRWFVLSNGLLSYYRSQAEMGHTCRGTINLATANIAVEDSCNFVISNGGAQTYHLKANSEIERQRWITALELAKAKAVHMQAESDDSGDECPAVPPTSGQGGGCRNSEVQSTLRTLNSKVEDLTTCNDLIVKHGSALQRSLTELEAVRVGGDMGEKIRQVTERATLFRITSNAMINACRDFLSLAQSHSKRWQKALQVERDQRIRLEETLEQLAKQHNHLERAFRGATVLPSSFSNSTLGNKGGAGKGDASDEDDDNEFFDAMEDPAEFITVPADPKYHRSGSNVSGLSSETGMDDQSVNFDEQSLASNPESPQPLELEPVRQRRTRIPDKPNYYLNLWSIMKNCIGKELSKIPMPVNFNEPLSMLQRLSEDLEYFELLDKAAKCQSSLEQMCYVAAFTVSSYSTTVHRTGKPFNPLLGETFELDRLKECGYRSLCEQVSHHPPAAAHHAFSEKGWSLRQEITLASKFRGKYLSIMPLGSIQCLFEKSNNHYSWKKVTTTIHNIIVGKLWIDQSGEIDVVNHKTGDRCHLKFTPYSYFSRDVPRKVTGVVTDKEGKAHYVLSGTWDEKMEFSRVMQSSKGENGTEGKQRTVYQTLKAKEIWTKNPLPEGAENMYYFSSLALTLNEHEEGVAPTDSRRRPDQRLMEDGRWDEANAEKQRLEEKQRITRREREREAVKVASSPEEAVTEDSINDSPLKTDAVETATEANEVSEETDTEDSPPHTPVASSYGPSPPPYTTEGNEGPYGAQVKSIHQDNHQALWFEKLDDPVSGETLHVYKGGYWEAKDQAEWDLCPDIF from the exons ATGTCGGAGCCCAAGCCCCCAACCCCAACCCCTGGAGACAACTACAAGGGCTGGCTCTTCAAATGGACTAACTACATTAAAGGTTACCAGAGACGCTGGTTTGTCCTAAGCAATGGACTTCTGTCTTACTACAG GAGCCAGGCAGAGATGGGTCACACATGTCGAGGCACCATCAATTTGGCAACTGCCAATATTGCTGTTGAGGACTCCTGTAATTTTGTCATTTCCAATGGAGGGGCACAAACCTATCACCTTAAGGCCAACTCAGAAATAGAGCGCCAGCGATGGATCACTGCTCTGGAGCTTGCCAAGGCAAAGGCTGTCCACATGCAGGCTGAATCAG aTGACTCAGGCGATGAATGTCCAGCTGTGCCCCCCACCTCAGGACAGGGTGGCGGTTGCCGTAACTCAGAAGTCCAGTCCACACTACGCACACTCAACAGCAAGGTGGAGGACCTCACCACCTGTAATGATCTTATTGTAAAGCATGGCTCTGCCCTCCAAAG gtctctGACAGAACTGGAGGCGGTTCGTGTCGGAGGCGACATGGGGGAAAAGATAAGACAAGTTACAGAAAGAGCAACGCTGTTCAGAATAACCTCCAACGCCATGATTAAT GCTTGTAGAGACTTTCTCTCCCTGGCACAGAGCCACAGTAAGCGCTGGCAGAAGGCCTTACAGGTTGAAAGAGACCAGAGGATACGGCTGGAGGAGACTCTGGAGCAGCTTGCTAAACAGCACAACCACTTGGAAAGAGCTTTCCGAGGAGCTACAGTTCTCCCATCTTCATTCAGCAATTCCACCTTAGGAAACAAAG GTGGGGCAGGAAAAGGTGATGCcagtgatgaggatgatgataaCGAATTCTTTGATGCTATGGAAGACCCAGCAGAGTTTATTACTGTCCCTGCTGATCCCAAGTATCACAG ATCTGGCAGCAACGTCAGCGGGCTCAGCAGTGAGACTGGAATGGACGATCAGTCCGTTAAT TTTGATGAGCAGTCTTTGGCATCCAATCCAGAGTCTCCACAGCCCCTGGAGCTAGAGCCAGTTAGACAAAGAAGGACACGAATCCCCGACAAGCCCAACTATTACCTCAACCTGTGGAGCATTATGAAGAATTGCATTGGAAAGGAGCTCTCAAAGATACCAATGCCT GTGAATTTCAATGAGCCCCTCTCAATGCTGCAACGTCTATCTGAAGACCTGGAGTACTTCGAACTGCTGGATAAGGCTGCTAAATGTCAGAGCTCTCTGGAGCAGATGTGTTATGTTGCTGCGTTTACAGTCTCCTCCTATTCCACAACAGTCCACCGCACAGGAAAGCCCTTCAATCCTCTACTGGGTGAAACATTTGAGCTTGACAGGCTAAAAGAGTGCGGCTACCGCTCCCTCTGTGAACAG GTGAGTCACCatccacctgctgctgctcaccaCGCCTTCTCAGAAAAGGGCTGGAGCCTCAGACAAGAAATCACCTTGGCCAGCAAGTTCAGAGGAAAATATCTTTCCATCATGCCTTTGG GTTCTATTCAGTGTCTATTTGAAAAGAGCAACAATCACTACTCCTGGAAGAAAGtgacaacaacaatacacaacattaTTGTTGGTAAATTATGGATTGACCAG TCAGGCGAGATCGATGTGGTGAACCACAAGACAGGAGATCGCTGCCACCTGAAGTTTACTCCTTACAGTTACTTCTCTAGGGATGTACCAAGAAAG GTCACTGGAGTTGTCACAGACAAGGAAGGAAAGGCCCACTATGTGCTATCAGGAACCTGGGATGAGAAGATGGAGTTTTCCAGAGTAATGCAGAGCAGTAAAGGCGAGAACGGCACCGAAGGCAAACAGAGGACTGTCTATCAGACACTCAAAGCGAAAGAAATCTGGACAAAGAATCCTTTACC AGAGGGAGCGGAGAACATGTACTACTTCTCCTCACTGGCCTTGACGCTCAATGAGCATGAAGAGGGAGTGGCGCCGACAGACAGTCGCAGACGCCCTGACCAACGGTTAATGGAGGACGGCCGTTGGGACGAGGCcaatgcagaaaaacagagactgGAGGAGAAACAACGCATTACAcggcgagagagggagagggaggctGTCAAGGTAGCCAGTTCACCTGaggaag CTGTCACTGAGGATTCAATCAATGATTCACCCTTGAAAA CTGATGCAGTGGAGACTGCCACAGAAGCTAATGAGGTTTCAGAAGAAA CTGACACAGAGGACTCTCCCCCTCACACACCTGTTGCAT CCTCTTATGGACCATCTCCTCCCCCTTATACAA CTGAAGGCAACGAAGGTCCTTATGGAGCGCAAGTCAAAA GCATCCATCAGGACAACCACCAGGCACTGTGGTTTGAGAAGTTGGACGACCCAGTATCCGGAGAGACCTTGCATGTCTACAAGGGCGGTTACTGGGAGGCAAAGGACCAAGCTGAATGGGACCTGTGCCCCGACATCTTCTAA
- the osbp gene encoding oxysterol-binding protein 1 isoform X14 produces the protein MSEPKPPTPTPGDNYKGWLFKWTNYIKGYQRRWFVLSNGLLSYYRSQAEMGHTCRGTINLATANIAVEDSCNFVISNGGAQTYHLKANSEIERQRWITALELAKAKAVHMQAESDDSGDECPAVPPTSGQGGGCRNSEVQSTLRTLNSKVEDLTTCNDLIVKHGSALQRSLTELEAVRVGGDMGEKIRQVTERATLFRITSNAMINACRDFLSLAQSHSKRWQKALQVERDQRIRLEETLEQLAKQHNHLERAFRGATVLPSSFSNSTLGNKGGAGKGDASDEDDDNEFFDAMEDPAEFITVPADPKYHRRSGSNVSGLSSETGMDDQSVNFDEQSLASNPESPQPLELEPVRQRRTRIPDKPNYYLNLWSIMKNCIGKELSKIPMPVNFNEPLSMLQRLSEDLEYFELLDKAAKCQSSLEQMCYVAAFTVSSYSTTVHRTGKPFNPLLGETFELDRLKECGYRSLCEQVSHHPPAAAHHAFSEKGWSLRQEITLASKFRGKYLSIMPLGSIQCLFEKSNNHYSWKKVTTTIHNIIVGKLWIDQSGEIDVVNHKTGDRCHLKFTPYSYFSRDVPRKVTGVVTDKEGKAHYVLSGTWDEKMEFSRVMQSSKGENGTEGKQRTVYQTLKAKEIWTKNPLPEGAENMYYFSSLALTLNEHEEGVAPTDSRRRPDQRLMEDGRWDEANAEKQRLEEKQRITRREREREAVKVASSPEEAVTEDSINDSPLKSIHQDNHQALWFEKLDDPVSGETLHVYKGGYWEAKDQAEWDLCPDIF, from the exons ATGTCGGAGCCCAAGCCCCCAACCCCAACCCCTGGAGACAACTACAAGGGCTGGCTCTTCAAATGGACTAACTACATTAAAGGTTACCAGAGACGCTGGTTTGTCCTAAGCAATGGACTTCTGTCTTACTACAG GAGCCAGGCAGAGATGGGTCACACATGTCGAGGCACCATCAATTTGGCAACTGCCAATATTGCTGTTGAGGACTCCTGTAATTTTGTCATTTCCAATGGAGGGGCACAAACCTATCACCTTAAGGCCAACTCAGAAATAGAGCGCCAGCGATGGATCACTGCTCTGGAGCTTGCCAAGGCAAAGGCTGTCCACATGCAGGCTGAATCAG aTGACTCAGGCGATGAATGTCCAGCTGTGCCCCCCACCTCAGGACAGGGTGGCGGTTGCCGTAACTCAGAAGTCCAGTCCACACTACGCACACTCAACAGCAAGGTGGAGGACCTCACCACCTGTAATGATCTTATTGTAAAGCATGGCTCTGCCCTCCAAAG gtctctGACAGAACTGGAGGCGGTTCGTGTCGGAGGCGACATGGGGGAAAAGATAAGACAAGTTACAGAAAGAGCAACGCTGTTCAGAATAACCTCCAACGCCATGATTAAT GCTTGTAGAGACTTTCTCTCCCTGGCACAGAGCCACAGTAAGCGCTGGCAGAAGGCCTTACAGGTTGAAAGAGACCAGAGGATACGGCTGGAGGAGACTCTGGAGCAGCTTGCTAAACAGCACAACCACTTGGAAAGAGCTTTCCGAGGAGCTACAGTTCTCCCATCTTCATTCAGCAATTCCACCTTAGGAAACAAAG GTGGGGCAGGAAAAGGTGATGCcagtgatgaggatgatgataaCGAATTCTTTGATGCTATGGAAGACCCAGCAGAGTTTATTACTGTCCCTGCTGATCCCAAGTATCACAG AAGATCTGGCAGCAACGTCAGCGGGCTCAGCAGTGAGACTGGAATGGACGATCAGTCCGTTAAT TTTGATGAGCAGTCTTTGGCATCCAATCCAGAGTCTCCACAGCCCCTGGAGCTAGAGCCAGTTAGACAAAGAAGGACACGAATCCCCGACAAGCCCAACTATTACCTCAACCTGTGGAGCATTATGAAGAATTGCATTGGAAAGGAGCTCTCAAAGATACCAATGCCT GTGAATTTCAATGAGCCCCTCTCAATGCTGCAACGTCTATCTGAAGACCTGGAGTACTTCGAACTGCTGGATAAGGCTGCTAAATGTCAGAGCTCTCTGGAGCAGATGTGTTATGTTGCTGCGTTTACAGTCTCCTCCTATTCCACAACAGTCCACCGCACAGGAAAGCCCTTCAATCCTCTACTGGGTGAAACATTTGAGCTTGACAGGCTAAAAGAGTGCGGCTACCGCTCCCTCTGTGAACAG GTGAGTCACCatccacctgctgctgctcaccaCGCCTTCTCAGAAAAGGGCTGGAGCCTCAGACAAGAAATCACCTTGGCCAGCAAGTTCAGAGGAAAATATCTTTCCATCATGCCTTTGG GTTCTATTCAGTGTCTATTTGAAAAGAGCAACAATCACTACTCCTGGAAGAAAGtgacaacaacaatacacaacattaTTGTTGGTAAATTATGGATTGACCAG TCAGGCGAGATCGATGTGGTGAACCACAAGACAGGAGATCGCTGCCACCTGAAGTTTACTCCTTACAGTTACTTCTCTAGGGATGTACCAAGAAAG GTCACTGGAGTTGTCACAGACAAGGAAGGAAAGGCCCACTATGTGCTATCAGGAACCTGGGATGAGAAGATGGAGTTTTCCAGAGTAATGCAGAGCAGTAAAGGCGAGAACGGCACCGAAGGCAAACAGAGGACTGTCTATCAGACACTCAAAGCGAAAGAAATCTGGACAAAGAATCCTTTACC AGAGGGAGCGGAGAACATGTACTACTTCTCCTCACTGGCCTTGACGCTCAATGAGCATGAAGAGGGAGTGGCGCCGACAGACAGTCGCAGACGCCCTGACCAACGGTTAATGGAGGACGGCCGTTGGGACGAGGCcaatgcagaaaaacagagactgGAGGAGAAACAACGCATTACAcggcgagagagggagagggaggctGTCAAGGTAGCCAGTTCACCTGaggaag CTGTCACTGAGGATTCAATCAATGATTCACCCTTGAAAA GCATCCATCAGGACAACCACCAGGCACTGTGGTTTGAGAAGTTGGACGACCCAGTATCCGGAGAGACCTTGCATGTCTACAAGGGCGGTTACTGGGAGGCAAAGGACCAAGCTGAATGGGACCTGTGCCCCGACATCTTCTAA
- the osbp gene encoding oxysterol-binding protein 1 isoform X11, with protein MSEPKPPTPTPGDNYKGWLFKWTNYIKGYQRRWFVLSNGLLSYYRSQAEMGHTCRGTINLATANIAVEDSCNFVISNGGAQTYHLKANSEIERQRWITALELAKAKAVHMQAESDDSGDECPAVPPTSGQGGGCRNSEVQSTLRTLNSKVEDLTTCNDLIVKHGSALQRSLTELEAVRVGGDMGEKIRQVTERATLFRITSNAMINACRDFLSLAQSHSKRWQKALQVERDQRIRLEETLEQLAKQHNHLERAFRGATVLPSSFSNSTLGNKGGAGKGDASDEDDDNEFFDAMEDPAEFITVPADPKYHRRSGSNVSGLSSETGMDDQSVNFDEQSLASNPESPQPLELEPVRQRRTRIPDKPNYYLNLWSIMKNCIGKELSKIPMPVNFNEPLSMLQRLSEDLEYFELLDKAAKCQSSLEQMCYVAAFTVSSYSTTVHRTGKPFNPLLGETFELDRLKECGYRSLCEQVSHHPPAAAHHAFSEKGWSLRQEITLASKFRGKYLSIMPLGSIQCLFEKSNNHYSWKKVTTTIHNIIVGKLWIDQSGEIDVVNHKTGDRCHLKFTPYSYFSRDVPRKVTGVVTDKEGKAHYVLSGTWDEKMEFSRVMQSSKGENGTEGKQRTVYQTLKAKEIWTKNPLPEGAENMYYFSSLALTLNEHEEGVAPTDSRRRPDQRLMEDGRWDEANAEKQRLEEKQRITRREREREAVKVASSPEEAVTEDSINDSPLKMETATEANEVSEETSYGPSPPPYTSIHQDNHQALWFEKLDDPVSGETLHVYKGGYWEAKDQAEWDLCPDIF; from the exons ATGTCGGAGCCCAAGCCCCCAACCCCAACCCCTGGAGACAACTACAAGGGCTGGCTCTTCAAATGGACTAACTACATTAAAGGTTACCAGAGACGCTGGTTTGTCCTAAGCAATGGACTTCTGTCTTACTACAG GAGCCAGGCAGAGATGGGTCACACATGTCGAGGCACCATCAATTTGGCAACTGCCAATATTGCTGTTGAGGACTCCTGTAATTTTGTCATTTCCAATGGAGGGGCACAAACCTATCACCTTAAGGCCAACTCAGAAATAGAGCGCCAGCGATGGATCACTGCTCTGGAGCTTGCCAAGGCAAAGGCTGTCCACATGCAGGCTGAATCAG aTGACTCAGGCGATGAATGTCCAGCTGTGCCCCCCACCTCAGGACAGGGTGGCGGTTGCCGTAACTCAGAAGTCCAGTCCACACTACGCACACTCAACAGCAAGGTGGAGGACCTCACCACCTGTAATGATCTTATTGTAAAGCATGGCTCTGCCCTCCAAAG gtctctGACAGAACTGGAGGCGGTTCGTGTCGGAGGCGACATGGGGGAAAAGATAAGACAAGTTACAGAAAGAGCAACGCTGTTCAGAATAACCTCCAACGCCATGATTAAT GCTTGTAGAGACTTTCTCTCCCTGGCACAGAGCCACAGTAAGCGCTGGCAGAAGGCCTTACAGGTTGAAAGAGACCAGAGGATACGGCTGGAGGAGACTCTGGAGCAGCTTGCTAAACAGCACAACCACTTGGAAAGAGCTTTCCGAGGAGCTACAGTTCTCCCATCTTCATTCAGCAATTCCACCTTAGGAAACAAAG GTGGGGCAGGAAAAGGTGATGCcagtgatgaggatgatgataaCGAATTCTTTGATGCTATGGAAGACCCAGCAGAGTTTATTACTGTCCCTGCTGATCCCAAGTATCACAG AAGATCTGGCAGCAACGTCAGCGGGCTCAGCAGTGAGACTGGAATGGACGATCAGTCCGTTAAT TTTGATGAGCAGTCTTTGGCATCCAATCCAGAGTCTCCACAGCCCCTGGAGCTAGAGCCAGTTAGACAAAGAAGGACACGAATCCCCGACAAGCCCAACTATTACCTCAACCTGTGGAGCATTATGAAGAATTGCATTGGAAAGGAGCTCTCAAAGATACCAATGCCT GTGAATTTCAATGAGCCCCTCTCAATGCTGCAACGTCTATCTGAAGACCTGGAGTACTTCGAACTGCTGGATAAGGCTGCTAAATGTCAGAGCTCTCTGGAGCAGATGTGTTATGTTGCTGCGTTTACAGTCTCCTCCTATTCCACAACAGTCCACCGCACAGGAAAGCCCTTCAATCCTCTACTGGGTGAAACATTTGAGCTTGACAGGCTAAAAGAGTGCGGCTACCGCTCCCTCTGTGAACAG GTGAGTCACCatccacctgctgctgctcaccaCGCCTTCTCAGAAAAGGGCTGGAGCCTCAGACAAGAAATCACCTTGGCCAGCAAGTTCAGAGGAAAATATCTTTCCATCATGCCTTTGG GTTCTATTCAGTGTCTATTTGAAAAGAGCAACAATCACTACTCCTGGAAGAAAGtgacaacaacaatacacaacattaTTGTTGGTAAATTATGGATTGACCAG TCAGGCGAGATCGATGTGGTGAACCACAAGACAGGAGATCGCTGCCACCTGAAGTTTACTCCTTACAGTTACTTCTCTAGGGATGTACCAAGAAAG GTCACTGGAGTTGTCACAGACAAGGAAGGAAAGGCCCACTATGTGCTATCAGGAACCTGGGATGAGAAGATGGAGTTTTCCAGAGTAATGCAGAGCAGTAAAGGCGAGAACGGCACCGAAGGCAAACAGAGGACTGTCTATCAGACACTCAAAGCGAAAGAAATCTGGACAAAGAATCCTTTACC AGAGGGAGCGGAGAACATGTACTACTTCTCCTCACTGGCCTTGACGCTCAATGAGCATGAAGAGGGAGTGGCGCCGACAGACAGTCGCAGACGCCCTGACCAACGGTTAATGGAGGACGGCCGTTGGGACGAGGCcaatgcagaaaaacagagactgGAGGAGAAACAACGCATTACAcggcgagagagggagagggaggctGTCAAGGTAGCCAGTTCACCTGaggaag CTGTCACTGAGGATTCAATCAATGATTCACCCTTGAAAA TGGAGACTGCCACAGAAGCTAATGAGGTTTCAGAAGAAA CCTCTTATGGACCATCTCCTCCCCCTTATACAA GCATCCATCAGGACAACCACCAGGCACTGTGGTTTGAGAAGTTGGACGACCCAGTATCCGGAGAGACCTTGCATGTCTACAAGGGCGGTTACTGGGAGGCAAAGGACCAAGCTGAATGGGACCTGTGCCCCGACATCTTCTAA